The bacterium genome includes the window TTCGTCCGGGCCCCAGGGGCCGCCCGGCGGCGCCGCCGCCGGGACGAGCGCCACCACGGCGGAAGCCACCTCGGGCCGCGGCCAGAACACCGCGGCCGGCACCGTCCGCACGATGCGCACGTCGAAGACGGCCCCGAGCACCACCGCGAGGATGCCGAAGTCCTTGCCGCCCGGCACGGCGACGAGCCGCTCGGCGACCTCCTTCTGCACCATGAAGACGCCGCCGGCGACCTCCTGCCTGAGATCGGCCACGGCGAAGAGAACCTTACTGGTCAGCACGTACGGCAGGTTGCCCGCGATCACGGGGCGGGGCCCCGCCAGGGCCACCGTCGCCGGCCAGTCGAGGCGGGCGAGGTCGCCCTCGACGAGGCGGAAGTTGGGCCGGTCGCCGTGTTCGGCGGTGAGCAGCGCGCACAGGTTCCGGTCGACCTCGACACCGACGACCCGGGCGGCCCCGGCGAGGAGATGCGTTGTCAGCGCTCCGCCGCCGGCGCCCAGTTCGAGCAC containing:
- the rsmA gene encoding ribosomal RNA small subunit methyltransferase A translates to MQRSQQTLLREYGIRPVKRRGQNFLVDGNLARAIAQDVLALGDRVLELGAGGGALTTHLLAGAARVVGVEVDRNLCALLTAEHGDRPNFRLVEGDLARLDWPATVALAGPRPVIAGNLPYVLTSKVLFAVADLRQEVAGGVFMVQKEVAERLVAVPGGKDFGILAVVLGAVFDVRIVRTVPAAVFWPRPEVASAVVALVPAAAPPGGPWGPDEFATFIHTVKTLFGQRRKTVRNQLRQHWNLDGDAADAVASRAGIDADLRPEQLAVADHRRLAAALAGAGAP